Proteins found in one Schistocerca serialis cubense isolate TAMUIC-IGC-003099 chromosome 5, iqSchSeri2.2, whole genome shotgun sequence genomic segment:
- the LOC126481945 gene encoding uncharacterized protein LOC126481945 — MGALLLWKLIKMPCGNSCRSDRMWLSFTMRLDTQGVFPWHQLDLKMLRLTACLLLITISFRPNRNGAVWGPFSNVICKMDIPSLRRRSPQLYKLDNKCYEEKSYLSPLSELISFLHQDIKKNIVICKSMPGTASFIIFTTSPFINEEEKVYGLLISLWRKVFPFCLSTFKV; from the exons ATGGGAGCACTGCTGCTATGGAAGCTCATAAAAATGCCTTGTGGGAACAGCTGCAGGTCAGACAGAATGTGGCTTTCATTTACCATGAGATTGGATACACAAGGCGTATTTCCCTGGCATCAACTGGatttaaagatgttgagattaACTGCATGCCTACTGCTAATCACAATTTCTTTCAGGCCCAATAGGAATGGTGCTGTTTGGGGGCCCTTCTCCAATGTTATATGTAAAATGGACATCCCATCCTTACGCAGACGCAGTCCACAGCTGTATAAACTTGATAATAAATGCTATGAAGAAAAATCATACCTCTCACCTTTAAGTGAACTAATTTCATTTTTGCATCAAGATATCAAGAAAAACATAGTTATATGCAAg TCCATGCCGGGCACAGCATCCTTCATCATTTTCACCACATCTCCATTCAttaatgaagaagaaaaagtttaTGGACTACTTATATCACTGTGGAGGAAGGTTTTTCCTTTTTGCTTAAGTACTTTTAAAGTGTGA